The sequence ATAATCGGAATGGCATTTGGCAACTCGACCCGGAACAAGATTTGGTAGGGCTTCATACCGACACCCTTAGCCGCGTCGCGTAACGAGGGCGGGACTTGCTTCAGCCCTTCGTACGTATTGCGTACTATGGGTAGTAATGAGGCTAGCCATAAAGCAATGATTGACGGTTTATCACCGATGCCGAAAAACGCTAACGCAAGGGCCAATACGGCGATCGATGGAATGGTGTTGCCGATATTAAATATCTGCATGAATTTTTCAGCGTGGCGCGCGAATAGAGGGCGGCTAAGTAAAATTCCTGCGGGCAGACCGCTCACAAGGGCCAACAACATCGACCAGCCAACTAGTTGCATGTGCCGCATAGTGTAATAGATCAGATCACCTTGATAACGCTCAATGGCGTCGGCACCGACCGTCCAGCCGATGCCCGCCACGGCCAATATAGTGATGGCTGTGCCGACGATGGCATTACGATAGCGATTCGTCATGTTTTACTCCATTTCTGCCGCACGAGTTCAATGCACAGAAAAATACCTGCACACACAATGACGCGCGAGCATGACAAACAAAGCTGTCAATTTATTTATCCCATTCCGTATCCTGAAAGGACTGTTCAGAATGGGTCGACTGCCGCATTGGGGCGGCAAACTGAATGCAGGGATAACCCCACGTTTGATGAAACTCCAACATTTATCGGAGCAATAGACGACCCACTGATGCAGGTCATGAAGCTTCACTGCGCCATTTTGGGGTGGCACAATGTTTCAAAGAGGCACTAGTGTAATGAATTTTCTTGATGAAGTCTAGTAATGATTTTTACCAAACCTATTACCGAAATGTCTATTGACCGCTAAAACTACTATTTTCAGCGTAAAATTTGGAAAAAAGAGAATGGGCAGAGCAGAAAAGCAGAGAACAAAATGAATACGCGTTTATATTTTATTCGTGTTTCTTAACAAAGTCAGTCTGCGATGGCCAAAAGCGCAACCACACACTGACTATTGATGCGTATCGGGCTATCAGTATTAAGCTAAGCGCAATTGACTTGCGGCTAACGCTAATGCAGTAATGCGCGCCCAATCACCCGATTCCAAAGCATCCTTCGGCGTCAACCACGATCCGCCAACACATGCAACATTTTTGCACGCCAGGAACTGTGCGGCAGTTTGTTGCGATATGCCGCCAGTCGGACAAAAAACAACATCACTCAAAGGCCCTGCAATCGCGTTCAACATCCCTACGCCACCTGCTGGAACTGCCGGAAACAGCTTGAGTTGACGAAATCCGGCTTCACGCGCCGCCATCACTTCCGAAGGAGTCATCACCCCCGGCAACAATGGCAAGCCGCTCGACTTTGCCGCAGCGATGAGAGATGAGGTCAATCCGGGGGATACACCGAAAACGGCACCAGCATCACGCGCCGCAACAAATTCGTCCGGATGGGTGAGTGTACCGACGCCAACAATTGCTCCTGGCACTTCGGCCATTGCGCGAATCGCTGCCAGCCCATGAACCGTGCGCAGCGTTACTTCCAGCACACGGATGCCACCGGCAACTAACGCCTTTGCTAATGGGACGGCATGGGCAATATCGTCGATTGCGATCACCGGAATCACTGCAGAAGTGCGCATGATGTCCAGCACTTCGTTGTCATACAAATATTTGGAAGATGTCATATCGTTGCTTTCTTATGTTCGTCAAAACTACGTATTTTTCGGCTACCTCATTTAAGCAACCGTAATAATCTTCATGATCTTAATAAGATCATGAATCTCAGACTTAGTTAGAAACAGCTGCCACCAACTCACGCACAGGAGGTAAGTCAAAACAGGTTGCGCCCTCCTCAGCCGCGCTCACCGTGTTGCGGAACATGGCAAACAATTCGCGCCCCATGCCGACTTGATTAGCGTCCAGATTGACCAACTGCAATTGACGTTGCGCCCACTCTGCGGCTGGCACGATCGCCTCAAGTATACCGTGCTCTGCGTCCATCTTGATCATGTCACCGGTACGCACCAGCGCCAATGGCCCACCGGCCGAGACTTCTGGTGTTACGTGAATTGCTGCCGGCACTTTGCCCGATGCGCCCGACATACGACCGTCGGTAACCAGCGCCACGTGACGCCCCTTGTCTTGCAGCAGGCCCAACGCAGGTGTGAGTGCGTGTAGTTCTGGCATACCGTTGGCACGCGGCCCCTGAAAGCTCAACACAGCGACAAAATCGCGGTCCAACTCACCTGCACGGAAGGCTTTCATAAACGCCTCCTGTGAGTTAAAGACAATCGCGGGCGCTTCTACAATCCAGTGCTCTTTCTTGACTGCTGAAATTTTGATCACTGCACGGCCCAAATTACCGGTCAGCAAACGTAAACCACCGTCTGCGGCAAACGGTGTGGCGGCAGGTCGTAATACCGAGTCATCACCGCTTTTTTCCGGAGCAGGTTTAAATACAACTGCGTTACCTTCTAAAAATGGCTCTGCGCAATGCGCGCGCAAACTGTCTCCGAGAATCGTCGTTACGTCTTCGTGCATCAGGCCAGCATCAAGCAACTCGCGGATCACAAAACCGGTCCCACCAGCAGCATGAAAGTGATTGACGTCTGCATCACCATTCGGATAAATCCGCGTCACCAATGGAACCACGGCTGACAACGCATCAAAATCATTCCAATCAATAACAATCCCCGCAGCTTTAGCAATCGCCACCAAATGTAATGTGTGATTGGTCGAACCGCCGGTTGCTAACAATGTCACGATGGCATTCACAATACTCTTTTCGCTAACCACATGCCCG is a genomic window of Glaciimonas sp. CA11.2 containing:
- a CDS encoding ABC transporter permease, with the protein product MTNRYRNAIVGTAITILAVAGIGWTVGADAIERYQGDLIYYTMRHMQLVGWSMLLALVSGLPAGILLSRPLFARHAEKFMQIFNIGNTIPSIAVLALALAFFGIGDKPSIIALWLASLLPIVRNTYEGLKQVPPSLRDAAKGVGMKPYQILFRVELPNAIPIIVGGIRTALAINVGTAPLSILIGGESLGSIIFPGIYLNNQDQLLLGATATAVLALILDAIVSIGSNAYLSKRGLLR
- the eda gene encoding bifunctional 4-hydroxy-2-oxoglutarate aldolase/2-dehydro-3-deoxy-phosphogluconate aldolase; protein product: MTSSKYLYDNEVLDIMRTSAVIPVIAIDDIAHAVPLAKALVAGGIRVLEVTLRTVHGLAAIRAMAEVPGAIVGVGTLTHPDEFVAARDAGAVFGVSPGLTSSLIAAAKSSGLPLLPGVMTPSEVMAAREAGFRQLKLFPAVPAGGVGMLNAIAGPLSDVVFCPTGGISQQTAAQFLACKNVACVGGSWLTPKDALESGDWARITALALAASQLRLA
- the edd gene encoding phosphogluconate dehydratase, with the translated sequence MSVLASVAKVTERIIARSQPYRSAYLERIEIARRQDVQRGALSCTNLAHGFAAFPVNDKLRLKQDKDLSVAIISSYNDMLSAHQPFENFPKIIKDAVRAAGGVAQFAGGTPAMCDGVTQGQPGMELSLFSRDAIAMATAIALSHNMFDAALYLGICDKIVPGLLIGALHFGHLPAIFVPGGPMISGMSNKEKVKIRQLYAEGKVDRAGLLEAESQSYHSAGTCTFYGTANSNQMLMEALGLHLPGSAFITPNTPLRDALTAEAGRQALKITDHSGNYRPVGHVVSEKSIVNAIVTLLATGGSTNHTLHLVAIAKAAGIVIDWNDFDALSAVVPLVTRIYPNGDADVNHFHAAGGTGFVIRELLDAGLMHEDVTTILGDSLRAHCAEPFLEGNAVVFKPAPEKSGDDSVLRPAATPFAADGGLRLLTGNLGRAVIKISAVKKEHWIVEAPAIVFNSQEAFMKAFRAGELDRDFVAVLSFQGPRANGMPELHALTPALGLLQDKGRHVALVTDGRMSGASGKVPAAIHVTPEVSAGGPLALVRTGDMIKMDAEHGILEAIVPAAEWAQRQLQLVNLDANQVGMGRELFAMFRNTVSAAEEGATCFDLPPVRELVAAVSN